In Phyllobacterium zundukense, one DNA window encodes the following:
- a CDS encoding carbohydrate ABC transporter permease: MIAGRSRNARILGGIGLYTAVGAYVIFALFPLFWTLKISVTPQSLLYSEGITLWPSISTWENYKTVLRATDFPRYFMNSVIVSVITAVLVTVVASAAGYAMSRFSFRGKTTVAVTLLLTQTFPLVMVIPPIYRIMGQLGLTNSLTGLIIIYVAFNIAFATFLMQSFFDGIPKDLEEAAMIDGCSRSQALRKVIIPLTLPGMGATLGFVFTAAWSELLFALMLISSDSQKTFAVGLLTFIGKFAVDWGQMMAASVLALIPACLFFAFLQRYLVTGLTAGAVKG; the protein is encoded by the coding sequence ATGATCGCAGGACGCTCACGCAACGCCCGTATTCTCGGTGGCATCGGACTCTACACCGCGGTTGGTGCCTATGTCATTTTCGCACTGTTTCCACTGTTCTGGACGCTGAAGATTTCGGTGACGCCGCAGTCATTGCTCTATTCGGAGGGCATCACCTTGTGGCCTTCCATCTCGACGTGGGAGAACTACAAGACGGTGCTGCGCGCCACGGATTTCCCGCGTTATTTCATGAACAGCGTGATCGTTTCGGTGATTACGGCTGTCCTTGTCACAGTGGTCGCTTCGGCCGCCGGCTATGCCATGTCCCGTTTTTCCTTTCGGGGCAAAACCACCGTTGCGGTAACGCTGCTTCTGACCCAGACCTTTCCGTTGGTCATGGTGATCCCGCCAATCTATCGCATCATGGGTCAGCTTGGGCTTACCAACAGCCTGACGGGCCTCATCATCATCTACGTCGCCTTCAACATCGCCTTTGCGACCTTCCTGATGCAGTCATTCTTCGACGGCATTCCAAAGGATCTGGAGGAAGCGGCGATGATCGATGGCTGCAGCCGTTCACAGGCGCTGCGCAAGGTCATCATCCCGCTGACATTGCCGGGTATGGGCGCGACGCTCGGTTTCGTCTTCACTGCCGCGTGGAGTGAGCTTTTGTTCGCATTGATGCTTATCAGCAGCGACAGCCAGAAAACCTTCGCCGTCGGGCTTTTGACCTTCATCGGCAAATTTGCAGTCGACTGGGGTCAGATGATGGCGGCTTCAGTGCTGGCACTCATCCCCGCATGCCTGTTCTTCGCCTTCCTGCAACGATATCTCGTCACCGGTCTGACCGCTGGCGCAGTCAAGGGATAA
- a CDS encoding ABC transporter ATP-binding protein yields the protein MASVTISNVQKNYGAMNVLSAVDLSIADGEFVVLVGPSGCGKSTLLRMIAGLEEISAGEIKIGERIVNDVAPKDRDIAMVFQSYALYPHMDVASNMGFSLLLRKTAKELVMNRVGSAAKRLGLDVLLQRLPRQLSGGQRQRVAMGRAIVRDPKVFLFDEPLSNLDAKLRVHMRTEIKALHQQLKTTSVYVTHDQVEAMTMADRIVVMHDGVIQQVGTPLELYDHPANLFVAGFIGSPGMNFLPAVVSREGKRVAAELTDGQMIALRPELKVEDGDRVTVGIRPENIEVGGEGLKAKIGVIEPLGLSTQFYTKLADQQVCIFAMGRTDRGPGDAIGLGIKAADVHLFQGVTGLRIA from the coding sequence ATGGCTTCCGTCACAATCTCCAATGTCCAGAAAAACTATGGCGCCATGAATGTGCTGTCGGCAGTGGATCTCTCGATCGCCGACGGCGAGTTCGTTGTTCTCGTCGGACCTTCCGGTTGTGGCAAGTCCACGCTTTTGCGGATGATCGCCGGGCTTGAGGAAATTTCGGCTGGTGAGATCAAAATTGGCGAACGTATCGTCAATGACGTGGCGCCGAAGGATCGTGATATCGCCATGGTGTTCCAGTCCTATGCGCTTTACCCGCATATGGATGTGGCGTCGAACATGGGCTTCAGCCTGCTGCTGCGCAAGACGGCAAAGGAACTCGTTATGAACCGCGTCGGCAGTGCAGCCAAGCGCCTCGGACTTGACGTATTGCTGCAGCGTCTTCCGCGTCAGCTTTCCGGCGGCCAACGTCAGCGCGTCGCCATGGGCCGTGCCATCGTACGCGATCCGAAGGTGTTCCTGTTCGACGAGCCCCTGTCAAACCTCGATGCCAAGCTCCGCGTCCATATGCGGACAGAAATAAAGGCTTTGCATCAGCAATTGAAGACTACATCGGTCTACGTCACGCACGATCAGGTGGAGGCCATGACGATGGCCGATCGCATCGTTGTCATGCATGACGGCGTCATCCAGCAGGTTGGAACGCCACTCGAACTGTATGATCATCCGGCTAACCTGTTTGTGGCAGGGTTCATCGGTTCGCCGGGTATGAACTTCCTTCCGGCCGTTGTCAGCCGTGAGGGAAAGAGGGTTGCTGCAGAACTCACCGACGGCCAGATGATTGCCTTGCGCCCTGAACTCAAGGTGGAGGATGGCGACCGGGTGACCGTTGGTATACGCCCGGAAAATATCGAGGTCGGCGGCGAGGGGCTGAAGGCAAAGATCGGTGTGATAGAGCCGCTAGGGCTCTCGACGCAGTTTTATACCAAACTCGCCGACCAGCAGGTCTGCATCTTCGCCATGGGTCGCACGGATCGTGGCCCTGGGGACGCGATTGGGCTTGGTATCAAGGCGGCAGACGTGCATCTCTTCCAGGGCGTGACCGGCTTGCGGATCGCATAG
- a CDS encoding amino acid ABC transporter substrate-binding protein, protein MNWLKSLLVVSALAIVPAQAQAASNLEEIKAAGVLKIGTEGTYAPFTYHNASGKLVGFDVEIGEAIAKNLGVKPEFLEGKWDGLIAGLDANRYDTVINQVGITEARKAKYDFSEPYIASKAVLIVRSDNEEIKGFADLKGKKSAQSLSSNFGKIAQEAGAELVGTDGFDQSIQLVLNGRADSTINDSLSFLDFKKHKPDAKVKIAAEQENADYSGVIIRKGEPDLLAAINKALETIKADGTYQKIADKYFGQDVSK, encoded by the coding sequence ATGAACTGGTTGAAATCACTTCTCGTCGTTAGTGCCCTCGCAATCGTGCCTGCCCAGGCACAAGCCGCGTCCAATCTTGAGGAGATCAAGGCGGCGGGCGTTCTCAAGATCGGCACGGAAGGCACCTATGCGCCGTTCACCTATCATAATGCCTCGGGCAAACTCGTCGGCTTCGACGTGGAGATCGGCGAGGCGATTGCCAAGAATCTTGGCGTTAAACCCGAGTTTCTCGAGGGCAAGTGGGATGGCCTGATCGCCGGTCTCGACGCCAACCGCTATGACACGGTCATCAATCAGGTCGGCATTACCGAGGCGCGGAAGGCAAAGTATGATTTCTCCGAGCCTTATATCGCTTCAAAGGCCGTTTTGATCGTCAGGAGCGACAATGAGGAGATCAAGGGTTTTGCTGATCTCAAGGGCAAGAAGTCTGCGCAATCGCTCTCCAGCAATTTCGGCAAGATCGCCCAGGAAGCCGGTGCAGAGCTGGTTGGAACAGACGGTTTCGACCAGTCGATCCAGTTGGTCCTCAATGGCCGTGCCGACTCGACGATCAATGACAGCCTGTCGTTCCTCGATTTCAAGAAACATAAGCCTGACGCCAAGGTGAAGATTGCCGCCGAGCAGGAGAATGCGGATTATTCTGGCGTCATCATCCGCAAGGGTGAGCCGGATCTGCTCGCTGCCATCAACAAGGCACTCGAGACCATCAAGGCGGACGGCACGTATCAGAAGATTGCCGACAAGTATTTCGGACAGGACGTTTCGAAGTAA
- a CDS encoding amino acid ABC transporter permease, whose translation MTHWLSLMLESLPSLLWAGLIFTIPLTLLSFALGLTVGLIAALVRLFAPTPFAAIVKFYVWIIRGTPLLVQLFLIFYGLPSVGIVLDAFTAALIGFTLNIGAYTSEILRAVISSVPKGQWEAAYSIGMNWRQAMQRTILPQAARVAVPPLSNTFISLVKDTSLAAAITVPELFQAAQRIVATTYEPLILYVEAALIYLALSSILSSLQARLEIRLNRYGGFLEAGS comes from the coding sequence TTGACACATTGGTTGTCACTGATGCTTGAATCGCTTCCGTCGCTGTTGTGGGCGGGGTTGATCTTCACCATTCCCTTGACACTTTTGTCTTTCGCCTTAGGCCTGACTGTCGGTCTTATAGCTGCGCTTGTTCGGCTCTTCGCGCCAACGCCGTTTGCGGCGATCGTCAAGTTCTACGTGTGGATCATTCGCGGCACGCCGCTGCTGGTGCAACTGTTCCTGATATTCTATGGCCTCCCGAGTGTTGGCATCGTGCTCGACGCTTTCACGGCCGCGCTCATCGGGTTCACATTGAACATCGGTGCCTATACGTCCGAAATTCTCCGTGCCGTCATATCTTCGGTTCCAAAGGGCCAGTGGGAGGCCGCTTACTCGATCGGCATGAATTGGCGCCAGGCAATGCAGCGGACTATTTTGCCACAGGCGGCCAGAGTGGCTGTTCCACCGCTATCGAACACCTTTATTTCCCTTGTCAAAGACACTTCACTTGCGGCGGCCATAACCGTGCCGGAATTGTTTCAGGCGGCGCAACGCATCGTCGCTACGACCTATGAACCGCTCATTCTCTATGTGGAGGCGGCACTGATTTATCTCGCTTTGAGTTCCATTCTGTCGTCGCTGCAAGCGCGGCTTGAAATACGCCTCAATCGCTATGGCGGCTTCCTGGAGGCAGGGTCATAG
- a CDS encoding amino acid ABC transporter ATP-binding protein — protein sequence MVELENIEKRFGDHTVLDNVSLSVAEGSVMALVGPSGGGKSTLLRCINLLEIPTSGSVEIAGDRLEFRPGVRMGIKQIQLLRRHTGMVFQNFQLFPHRTVIENVTEGLTTVLKWPKDRARERAMTLLEKVGLAHKAEVWPSTLSGGQQQRVAIARALAPSPKVLLCDEPTSALDPELSGEVVDVLAQLAREGTTMVMATHDLRLASRIANEVIVLDAGVVVETGSSRDIFTNPKRERTKRFIATLTHEGHTHGEGI from the coding sequence ATGGTCGAACTAGAAAATATCGAGAAGCGGTTTGGCGACCACACAGTGCTTGATAATGTTTCCCTGAGCGTGGCCGAAGGCTCGGTCATGGCGCTTGTCGGCCCTTCCGGCGGTGGCAAGAGCACGCTTCTGCGCTGCATAAACCTTCTGGAGATACCGACATCTGGATCGGTTGAAATCGCTGGCGACCGGCTGGAGTTTCGGCCCGGTGTCCGAATGGGTATCAAGCAGATTCAACTGCTGCGCCGTCATACCGGCATGGTATTTCAGAACTTCCAGCTGTTTCCGCATCGTACGGTTATCGAAAACGTTACGGAAGGGCTGACGACAGTCCTCAAATGGCCAAAAGACAGAGCGAGGGAACGTGCAATGACACTTCTTGAGAAGGTTGGGCTTGCGCACAAGGCAGAGGTCTGGCCATCCACGCTCTCCGGCGGACAGCAACAACGCGTGGCAATCGCCCGGGCGTTGGCCCCTTCTCCCAAAGTTCTTCTATGCGATGAGCCGACGTCAGCACTCGATCCTGAGCTTTCCGGCGAGGTGGTCGATGTGCTTGCCCAACTTGCGCGTGAAGGTACGACGATGGTCATGGCGACGCACGATCTTCGACTGGCGTCCAGGATTGCCAATGAGGTGATCGTGCTGGATGCGGGAGTGGTCGTTGAAACGGGTTCCTCGCGGGATATCTTCACCAACCCGAAACGGGAGCGCACCAAGCGCTTCATCGCTACCCTGACACATGAAGGCCATACCCACGGCGAGGGCATTTAA